The following proteins come from a genomic window of Cronobacter muytjensii ATCC 51329:
- a CDS encoding putative periplasmic lipoprotein produces the protein MKKLIPAALLCTLLAGCAHDSPCVPVYDDQGRLVHTNTCMKGTTQDNWETAGAVAGGAAALAGLTMGIIALSK, from the coding sequence ATGAAAAAATTAATTCCCGCCGCGCTGTTGTGTACCTTACTGGCTGGTTGCGCGCATGATTCTCCCTGCGTTCCGGTGTATGACGATCAGGGCCGCCTGGTGCATACCAATACCTGTATGAAAGGTACGACGCAGGATAACTGGGAAACCGCAGGTGCCGTCGCCGGAGGGGCCGCTGCGCTTGCCGGGTTGACGATGGGGATTATCGCGCTGAGCAAATAA
- the purD gene encoding phosphoribosylamine--glycine ligase → MKVLVIGNGGREHALAWKAVQSPLVETVYVAPGNAGTALEPALQNVAINPTDIPALLRFAQRENIDLTIVGPEAPLVIGVVDAFRAAGLKIFGPTKGAAQLEGSKAFTKDFLARHRIPTAEYQNFTETEPALAYIREKGAPIVIKADGLAAGKGVIVAMTLDEAEAAVNDMLAGNAFGDAGHRIVVEEFLDGEEASFIVMVDGEHVEPMATSQDHKRVGDGDTGLNTGGMGAYSPAPVVTDEVFQRTMERIIWPTVRGMAAEGNTYTGFLYAGLMIDKQGNPKVIEFNCRFGDPETQPIMMRLQSDLVALCLAACDGKLDTVKSQWDSRPSLGVVMAAGGYPGDYRTGDVIHGLPIEEIASGDGKVFHAGTTLRDDERVVTSGGRVLCVTALGDTVADAQARAYRLAEDIHWDDCFCRKDIGYRAIAREQAE, encoded by the coding sequence ATGAAAGTATTAGTCATTGGCAACGGCGGGCGCGAACATGCGCTGGCCTGGAAAGCCGTCCAGTCGCCGCTGGTTGAAACCGTCTATGTCGCGCCAGGTAACGCAGGCACCGCGCTGGAGCCTGCACTGCAAAACGTCGCTATCAACCCGACGGATATTCCAGCGCTGCTCCGTTTTGCGCAGCGTGAAAATATCGATCTGACCATCGTCGGGCCGGAAGCGCCGCTGGTTATCGGCGTGGTGGATGCATTCCGCGCCGCCGGTCTGAAAATATTCGGGCCGACCAAAGGCGCCGCACAGCTGGAAGGCTCCAAAGCGTTTACCAAAGATTTCCTGGCGCGCCATCGTATTCCGACGGCGGAATACCAGAACTTTACCGAGACGGAACCTGCGCTCGCGTATATCCGAGAAAAAGGCGCGCCAATTGTTATCAAAGCTGACGGTCTGGCGGCGGGCAAAGGCGTTATCGTCGCGATGACGCTGGATGAAGCCGAAGCGGCCGTTAACGATATGCTGGCGGGCAACGCGTTTGGCGATGCCGGTCACCGCATCGTGGTTGAAGAGTTTCTTGATGGCGAAGAAGCCAGTTTTATCGTGATGGTGGATGGCGAGCATGTTGAACCGATGGCCACCAGCCAGGATCACAAGCGCGTCGGCGACGGCGATACCGGTCTGAATACGGGCGGGATGGGCGCTTACTCTCCGGCGCCGGTCGTGACCGATGAAGTCTTCCAGCGCACCATGGAGCGCATCATATGGCCGACCGTGCGAGGCATGGCAGCGGAAGGCAACACCTATACCGGTTTTCTTTATGCGGGCCTGATGATCGACAAACAGGGCAACCCGAAAGTCATTGAGTTTAACTGCCGCTTCGGCGACCCGGAAACCCAGCCGATTATGATGCGCCTGCAGTCCGATCTGGTGGCGCTCTGTCTCGCTGCCTGCGACGGCAAACTCGACACCGTAAAATCGCAGTGGGACTCGCGCCCGTCGCTTGGCGTGGTGATGGCCGCCGGCGGCTATCCGGGCGATTATCGCACCGGCGATGTGATCCACGGCCTGCCGATTGAAGAGATTGCCAGTGGCGACGGCAAAGTCTTCCACGCCGGTACCACACTGCGTGACGATGAGCGCGTTGTAACCAGCGGCGGTCGTGTACTGTGCGTGACGGCACTCGGCGATACTGTTGCCGATGCGCAGGCGCGGGCGTATCGCTTAGCGGAAGATATTCACTGGGATGACTGCTTCTGTCGTAAAGATATCGGCTATCGCGCTATCGCGCGTGAACAGGCGGAATAA
- a CDS encoding amino acid ABC transporter permease codes for MTTKAISPAIARPVNRGALGWMRKNLFSSWGNSLLTLFCLWMIWELIPPLLNWALFQANWVGSTRADCTKDGACWVFIHARFGQFMYGLYPHDERWRINLALVIGLLSIVPMFWNALPRRARYIACWAVAYPIVVWWLMYGGFLGLERVETRQWGGLTLTLIIASVGIAGALPLGILLALGRRSRMPVVRVLSVIFIEFWRGVPLITVLFMSSVMLPLFMAEGTSIDKLIRALVGVILFQSAYVAEVVRGGLQALPKGQYEAAESLALGYWKTQGLVILPQALKLVIPGLVNTIIALFKDTSLVIIIGLFDLFSSVQQATVDPAWLGMSTEGYVFAALIYWIFCFSMSRYSQHLEKRFHTGRTPH; via the coding sequence ATGACGACAAAAGCGATATCGCCAGCAATAGCGCGCCCGGTCAATCGCGGCGCGCTGGGATGGATGCGTAAAAACCTGTTCTCCAGTTGGGGAAACAGCCTGCTGACGCTGTTCTGTCTCTGGATGATATGGGAGCTGATTCCGCCGCTGCTTAACTGGGCGCTTTTTCAGGCTAACTGGGTGGGAAGCACGCGCGCGGACTGCACGAAAGACGGTGCCTGTTGGGTGTTCATCCACGCCCGCTTCGGCCAGTTTATGTATGGGCTGTATCCGCATGACGAGCGCTGGCGCATTAATCTCGCGCTGGTTATCGGTTTGCTTTCCATCGTGCCGATGTTCTGGAATGCGCTGCCGCGACGCGCTCGTTATATCGCCTGCTGGGCGGTGGCGTATCCCATAGTGGTGTGGTGGTTGATGTATGGCGGTTTTCTTGGGCTTGAGCGTGTGGAAACCCGCCAGTGGGGCGGCCTGACGCTGACGCTGATTATCGCCTCTGTGGGGATCGCCGGTGCGCTGCCGCTCGGCATTTTGCTGGCGCTGGGGCGGCGTTCCCGGATGCCGGTCGTGCGGGTGCTGTCGGTTATCTTTATTGAGTTCTGGCGCGGCGTGCCGCTTATCACGGTGCTATTTATGTCATCGGTAATGCTGCCGCTGTTTATGGCGGAAGGAACCAGCATCGACAAACTCATCCGCGCCCTGGTCGGGGTAATTTTGTTCCAGTCCGCCTATGTGGCGGAAGTGGTACGCGGCGGGTTACAGGCGCTGCCTAAAGGGCAATACGAAGCGGCGGAATCACTGGCGCTGGGTTACTGGAAAACGCAGGGGCTGGTTATTCTGCCACAGGCGTTAAAACTGGTGATCCCGGGCCTCGTGAATACGATCATTGCCCTTTTTAAGGACACCAGTCTGGTCATTATTATCGGCCTTTTCGATCTGTTCAGCAGCGTGCAGCAGGCAACGGTCGATCCCGCCTGGCTCGGGATGTCGACGGAAGGCTACGTTTTCGCCGCGCTGATCTACTGGATCTTCTGCTTTAGCATGTCGCGCTACAGCCAGCATCTGGAAAAGCGCTTTCACACCGGGCGTACACCGCACTGA
- a CDS encoding amino acid ABC transporter substrate-binding protein, which yields MKKMMIATLAAAGALFAVANQAHAGATLDSVKKKGFIQCGISDGLPGFSYAEASGKFTGIDVDVCRGVAAAVFGDASKVKYTPLTAKERFTALQSGEVDVLSRNTTWTSSRDAGMGMSFTGVTYYDGIGFLTHNKAGLKSAKELDGATVCIQAGTDTELNVADYFKANNMKYTPVTFDRSDESAKALESGRCDTLASDQSQLYALRIKLSNPAEWIVLPEVISKEPLGPVVRRGDDEWFSIVRWTLFAMLNAEEMGVDSKNVDAKAANPSTPDMAHLLGKEGDYGKDLKLDNKWAYNIIKQVGNYAEIFERNVGQESPLKIKRGQNNLWNKGGIQYAPPVR from the coding sequence ATGAAGAAGATGATGATCGCCACTCTGGCCGCCGCTGGCGCGCTGTTCGCCGTTGCTAATCAGGCCCATGCCGGCGCCACGCTGGACAGTGTGAAAAAGAAGGGTTTTATACAGTGCGGCATCAGTGACGGTTTGCCGGGCTTTTCCTATGCGGAGGCCAGCGGCAAATTTACCGGTATTGACGTTGATGTCTGTCGCGGCGTAGCCGCCGCCGTTTTTGGCGATGCGTCTAAAGTGAAATATACCCCGCTGACTGCGAAAGAACGTTTCACCGCGCTTCAATCCGGGGAGGTGGATGTTCTTTCCCGTAATACCACCTGGACCTCATCACGCGATGCGGGCATGGGCATGTCTTTCACCGGCGTAACCTATTACGACGGTATCGGTTTCCTGACCCATAACAAAGCGGGCCTGAAAAGCGCTAAAGAACTGGACGGCGCGACGGTGTGCATCCAGGCGGGCACAGATACCGAGCTGAACGTGGCGGATTACTTCAAAGCTAACAACATGAAATATACGCCAGTGACCTTTGACCGCTCTGATGAATCGGCAAAAGCCCTGGAATCGGGCCGCTGCGATACCCTCGCTTCCGACCAGTCCCAGCTTTACGCGCTGCGCATTAAGCTCAGCAATCCGGCAGAGTGGATTGTCCTGCCTGAAGTGATTTCCAAAGAGCCGCTCGGCCCGGTCGTTCGCCGCGGCGATGACGAATGGTTCTCCATCGTGCGCTGGACGCTGTTCGCCATGCTGAACGCCGAAGAGATGGGCGTCGATTCCAAAAATGTGGATGCCAAAGCCGCTAACCCCTCTACACCGGATATGGCGCACCTGTTAGGTAAAGAAGGCGACTACGGCAAGGATCTGAAGCTCGACAACAAATGGGCTTATAACATCATCAAGCAGGTTGGCAACTATGCCGAGATCTTCGAGCGTAACGTCGGCCAGGAGAGCCCGTTGAAGATCAAACGCGGCCAGAACAATCTCTGGAATAAAGGCGGGATCCAGTACGCGCCGCCGGTGCGTTAA
- the purH gene encoding bifunctional phosphoribosylaminoimidazolecarboxamide formyltransferase/IMP cyclohydrolase — MQQPRPVRRALLSVSDKAGIVDFARALSDRGVELLSTGGTAGLLAQAGLPVTEVSDYTGFPEMMDGRVKTLHPKVHGGILGRRGQDDDIMAQHAISPIDMVVVNLYPFAQTVARDGCTLEDAVENIDIGGPTMVRSAAKNHKDVAIVVKSSDYSAIIEELDANNGSLTFDTRFDLAIKAFEHTAAYDSMIANYFGSLVPAYHGETSAPSGRFPRTLNLNFIKKQDMRYGENSHQHAAFYIEEEIKEASVATAQQVQGKALSYNNIADTDAALECVKAFSEPACVIVKHANPCGVAVSDSILEAYNRAYKTDPTSAFGGIIAFNRELDAETAQAIISRQFVEVIIAPSASEEALKITAAKQNVRVLVCGEWQARAAGLDFKRVNGGLLVQDRDLGMVTESDLRVVTKRQPTEQELRDALFCWKVAKFVKSNAIVYARNNMTIGIGAGQMSRVYSAKIAGIKAGDEGLEVKGSAMASDAFFPFRDGIDAAAAVGITCVIQPGGSIRDDEVIAAADEHGIAMIFTDMRHFRH, encoded by the coding sequence ATGCAACAACCTCGTCCTGTACGCCGCGCTCTGCTCAGCGTTTCTGACAAAGCCGGTATCGTCGACTTCGCCCGCGCGCTCTCTGACCGCGGCGTTGAACTCCTCTCTACTGGCGGTACGGCAGGCCTCCTGGCGCAGGCTGGCCTGCCGGTGACGGAAGTCTCCGACTACACCGGTTTTCCGGAGATGATGGACGGTCGCGTCAAAACGCTGCACCCGAAAGTGCATGGCGGTATTCTGGGACGCCGCGGCCAGGATGACGATATCATGGCGCAGCACGCTATCTCCCCGATTGATATGGTCGTAGTCAACCTTTACCCGTTCGCACAGACCGTCGCGCGTGACGGCTGCACGCTGGAAGATGCGGTTGAGAATATCGACATCGGCGGCCCGACCATGGTCCGCTCCGCCGCCAAGAACCATAAAGATGTGGCTATCGTAGTGAAGAGCAGCGACTACAGCGCCATTATTGAAGAGCTGGACGCCAATAACGGCTCGCTGACCTTCGACACCCGCTTCGATCTCGCCATCAAAGCTTTCGAACACACCGCCGCCTATGACAGCATGATAGCCAACTACTTCGGCAGCCTGGTTCCGGCTTATCACGGTGAAACATCAGCGCCTTCCGGCCGCTTCCCGCGTACGCTTAATCTGAACTTCATTAAAAAGCAGGATATGCGCTACGGCGAAAATAGCCATCAGCACGCTGCCTTCTATATAGAAGAAGAAATTAAGGAAGCCTCCGTCGCGACCGCACAGCAGGTTCAGGGCAAAGCGCTCTCTTATAACAACATCGCCGACACCGACGCGGCGCTGGAGTGCGTAAAAGCCTTCAGCGAACCGGCCTGCGTTATTGTCAAGCACGCTAACCCGTGCGGCGTTGCCGTTAGTGACTCGATTCTTGAAGCTTATAATCGCGCGTATAAAACGGATCCAACCTCCGCCTTTGGCGGCATTATTGCGTTTAACCGCGAGCTGGACGCCGAAACCGCGCAGGCGATCATCTCTCGCCAGTTCGTTGAAGTCATCATCGCGCCCTCCGCCAGCGAAGAAGCGCTGAAGATAACCGCAGCGAAGCAAAACGTGCGCGTGCTGGTTTGCGGTGAATGGCAGGCTCGCGCAGCGGGCCTGGATTTCAAACGCGTCAACGGCGGCCTGCTGGTTCAGGACCGCGATCTTGGCATGGTGACGGAAAGCGATCTGCGCGTTGTGACTAAACGCCAGCCGACCGAACAGGAGCTGCGCGACGCGCTCTTCTGCTGGAAAGTGGCGAAGTTTGTAAAATCGAATGCGATTGTTTACGCCCGCAATAACATGACCATCGGTATTGGCGCCGGCCAGATGAGCCGCGTCTATTCCGCTAAAATCGCAGGCATTAAAGCTGGCGACGAAGGCCTGGAAGTCAAAGGCTCGGCGATGGCCTCCGACGCGTTCTTCCCCTTCCGTGACGGTATCGACGCCGCAGCCGCCGTGGGTATCACCTGCGTGATCCAGCCGGGGGGTTCGATTCGTGACGATGAAGTTATCGCCGCCGCCGATGAGCACGGCATCGCTATGATCTTCACCGACATGCGCCACTTCCGCCATTAA
- a CDS encoding amino acid ABC transporter ATP-binding protein — translation MSQITLQPADAMITLENVNKWYGQFHVLKDINLKVKQGERIVLCGPSGSGKSTTIRCINHLEEHQQGRIVVDGIELNDDLRNIEKVRTEVGMVFQHFNLFPHLTVLQNCTLAPIWVRKLPKKEAEALAMHYLERVRIAEHAHKFPGQISGGQQQRVAIARSLCMKPKIMLFDEPTSALDPEMVKEVLDTMIGLAESGMTMLCVTHEMGFARTVADRVIFMDRGEIVEEAPPQEFFSSPRSERTRAFLSQVIH, via the coding sequence ATGAGTCAAATAACACTGCAGCCTGCCGACGCGATGATTACGCTGGAAAACGTCAATAAATGGTACGGCCAGTTTCATGTGCTGAAAGATATCAATCTGAAGGTAAAACAGGGGGAGCGCATTGTACTTTGCGGACCATCGGGCTCCGGGAAATCAACGACGATCCGCTGTATTAACCATCTGGAAGAGCATCAGCAGGGCCGCATCGTCGTGGATGGCATTGAGCTTAATGACGATCTGCGCAATATTGAGAAAGTACGTACTGAAGTGGGCATGGTATTTCAACATTTCAATTTGTTCCCGCATTTGACTGTGTTGCAAAACTGTACGCTGGCACCAATCTGGGTACGTAAGCTGCCTAAAAAAGAGGCCGAAGCGCTGGCGATGCATTATCTGGAAAGGGTGCGCATTGCGGAACATGCGCATAAATTTCCGGGGCAGATCTCGGGGGGGCAGCAGCAGCGCGTAGCCATAGCCCGCTCTCTGTGTATGAAGCCTAAAATCATGCTGTTTGATGAGCCGACTTCAGCGCTTGATCCTGAGATGGTAAAGGAAGTGCTGGATACGATGATTGGCCTGGCAGAATCCGGCATGACTATGCTGTGCGTGACGCACGAAATGGGGTTTGCGCGAACGGTTGCCGACCGGGTTATCTTTATGGATCGCGGTGAGATTGTGGAAGAGGCGCCGCCGCAGGAGTTCTTTTCCAGCCCGCGTTCAGAACGTACCCGTGCGTTTCTCTCTCAGGTTATTCACTGA
- a CDS encoding amino acid ABC transporter permease, with protein sequence MFHRRPGVKGPLSLSSPAVRAWLYQIVAIVVVLGIAAYLIHNTITNLNNRGITSGFAFLERSAGFGIVQHLIDYQEGDTYGRVFLVGLMNTLLVSALCIVFASFLGFFVGLARLSDNWLLRKLSTIYIETFRNIPPLLQIFFWYFAVLRNLPGPRQAVSAFELAFLSNRGLYLPSPQAGEGALAFVGAVIIALALSTGLYRFNKKHQMKTGQLRRTWPTLLLLIVVLPLLAHLVFGPALHWDVPALRGFNFRGGLALIPELAALTLALSVYTSAFIAEIIRAGILSVPHGQHEAARSLGLPNPVTLRQVIIPQAMRVIIPPLTSQYLNIVKNSSLAAAIGYPDMVSLFAGTVLNQTGQAIETIAITMSVYLIISLTISLLMNLYNRRIALVER encoded by the coding sequence ATGTTCCATCGACGCCCTGGCGTGAAAGGACCTCTCTCCCTTTCCAGCCCTGCGGTTCGCGCATGGCTGTACCAGATTGTGGCGATTGTGGTCGTTCTTGGTATCGCCGCCTATTTAATTCACAACACCATTACCAATCTGAATAACCGGGGTATCACATCGGGGTTTGCGTTTCTCGAGCGCAGCGCCGGGTTTGGTATCGTTCAGCATCTGATCGATTATCAGGAAGGCGACACCTATGGCCGCGTTTTCCTGGTCGGCCTGATGAATACGCTGCTGGTTTCCGCGCTCTGTATCGTTTTCGCCTCATTTCTCGGCTTTTTTGTCGGGCTCGCACGCCTGTCCGACAACTGGCTACTGCGTAAGCTTTCCACGATTTATATCGAAACGTTCCGCAATATTCCGCCACTGTTGCAGATCTTCTTCTGGTATTTCGCGGTGCTGCGCAATTTGCCAGGCCCACGGCAGGCCGTCAGCGCATTCGAACTGGCGTTTCTGAGCAACCGCGGGCTCTATCTACCCTCGCCGCAGGCGGGTGAAGGTGCGCTGGCCTTTGTCGGCGCAGTGATCATCGCGCTGGCGCTTTCCACCGGGCTTTATCGCTTTAATAAAAAGCACCAGATGAAGACCGGACAGCTACGGCGTACCTGGCCGACACTGCTGTTGCTTATCGTCGTGCTGCCGTTGCTGGCGCATCTGGTATTTGGCCCGGCGCTGCACTGGGATGTGCCTGCGCTGCGCGGATTTAACTTCCGCGGCGGGCTGGCGCTTATCCCGGAGCTGGCAGCCCTGACGCTGGCGCTTTCCGTTTACACCTCGGCCTTTATCGCCGAGATTATTCGCGCCGGGATTTTATCGGTCCCACATGGACAGCATGAGGCGGCACGTTCCCTGGGCCTGCCGAACCCGGTGACGCTGCGCCAGGTGATTATTCCGCAGGCGATGCGCGTCATCATTCCACCGCTGACCAGCCAGTACCTGAATATCGTGAAAAACTCGTCGCTTGCCGCCGCCATAGGTTACCCGGATATGGTGTCGCTGTTTGCGGGCACCGTACTGAACCAGACCGGCCAGGCTATTGAAACGATCGCGATCACCATGTCCGTTTACCTCATTATCAGTCTGACGATCTCGCTGCTGATGAACCTGTATAACCGGCGTATAGCCCTGGTGGAGCGCTAA